Below is a window of Anas platyrhynchos isolate ZD024472 breed Pekin duck chromosome 13, IASCAAS_PekinDuck_T2T, whole genome shotgun sequence DNA.
CTCTGACCAATTAACAAAGTAAATTGGGATGGTCTCTGTCAGATACCTCAGTTCAAATGCTTGCGTGTCACTTCTGGAAAATCAGGCACACGTTAGGTAAGGACGATTGTTTCAAGCAAGGCCTTACCCTTTCCTAACCTTACCGTACACGTTGGCTGGCTGGACTCCTCGGAAGCCACACGGAGGCCGTTATCCAGGGTGGTGACTTGCGTCTCGGGAATATTGTGGAGTGTCTGCGCGTAGGTGGCGGCGCCTCGGCTCCTCGTCAAGCCCAGCAGGGGTGCCTGGAGGAAAGGCACCGTCACTACCAGACACCAACCGCCCTCCGTAAAACAACCCTCCTGGATGCCAGTAACCCCCCAGTCCCCTCTCCTCGGCCCACGAGCGCTCACAGCCGGCTGCGCGGAGCCGCCCCGGGCCCACACCGGGCGCTGCCGCCTCACCCCCAGCCCTCACCCGCCGCCACCCGCCGCGTCCCCGTGACCTTCCCAGGCCTGCAGACGCGCTGCGCCCCGCGCCCCCACCGCCCCGCCGGGCCTTGCCGGGCCGTGCCGagcctcccagccccgctcccggccACCACAACCCCCCTGCGGCCTCGGGCACCCACACTGTGAGGGCGGCGCACCAGGGCCCGCCCGGCCGCCCGGCACAGGGAGGACGCCGCCATCTTGTCCCTGCCGCCGCTGACCGGGCTGGAGGGGAGGTGCGCATGCGCGCTGCGCCTGGGCGAGCCCGGCCGGCCCCCCCCGCGCATGTGCATAGGGAGGTGTACGGCGCCCCCTGGTGGAGAGACAAAATGGCGGCGCCCCCTGGTGGAGAGACAAAATGGCGGCGCCCTCTAGCGgtgggggagacaaaatggcgGCGCCCTCTGGTGGTGGGGGCAGACAAAATGGCGGCGCCCCCTGGCGgtgggggagacaaaatggcggccgggCCCGGCTGGGGGAGCCCAAGGGTGGGGAGAGAAGCCCTGGGAGaccctgtcctgtcctgtcctgtcctgtcctgtccccacccgcccttcacagaatcacagaatcacagaatttctaggttggaagagacctcaagatcatcgagtccaacctctgacctaatgctaacagtccccactaaaccatatccctaagctctacatctaaacgtcttttaaagacctccagggatggtgactccaccacctccctgggcagcccgttccagtgcctaacaaccctttcagtaaagaagttcttcctaacgtctaacctaaaactccccttcACGCAGAGACGAGGCAGCGCTGGCTGTGACTGTTTTATTGAGCAAAAGTTTGCCAAAATGGGGCAGTGAGCCCGCTGACAGCCCGCTGACAGCCTGCCGCCCCTGTTGGCTGGGGGCTGCATGGTGCCCCCACAGCGGGCTCAGCCCCGGAGACAGGACAGGCCATGCCGCTGTCCCCTCGCTGTCACGGCCCCCGGGTCCTGGCACCCGGAGGGGCTggcagtgggatgggggctcCAGGCCCCAGTGCAGGTGAGCGGCGAAGCCTCCCCAGCAGCGTGGTCCTGCTCCTCCGGGAGACGTCTCCGCTCACAGGGCTACAGCTTGGTGCTGCGCTGCGCCTGTAGGGActgagaggaaggaaggggtCGGCTGGGCTGCCCTTCTGCACGGCGGcggtggggacagcagggacaggtCCTCACCGGGGCTGTGTGCTGCTCCCCAGAGATGTGGAGCACTGCGTCGTGCACCGAGGGGAAGAAGCATTGCTTGGTGATGGTCGAGCTGAAGAAGTTGCCCCGCTCCAGCTGGGCGAGGACAGACGCTGTGCAGAGGGAGAAGCACCCAAAATTATGGCAGCCGGCTGAGCTCTCCAGTCCCTACCCAAACACACCTCCCTCCCCCTGCTCTGTGAGGGACacggggggctgcagagctcggGCTGCACCCTCAGGACAAGCTGCAGCCAGGGGCAGTGGCGCCCCGTGCTGTGGCTCTGCAgttgctggctcctgggggaaGCCTGGGGATGAGGACACCACCGACGGGACAGAAGCCCTGCGGCCGGCAGCTGTGTCCTAAAAGAGTGGCTGTGCCCAGCAGGGGATGACCGCTCCGCAGTGTATCCTCACCCGGGCAGCTGGCAACAAAAACGTCCACTTCTATCTCATGGAAATCCCTGAAGATCTGCAAGTGGCAGAAAACACGTCAGGGAAAAGGAACGGGGCAGCTGTCATCCAGCCGCCCTGCACCAGCACTGGGGACGCCCTGGCCCCTCACATTCTTCACGATCTTGATGGAAACGGTGTCCACGAAATTGAGGGAGCTGAAGTCCAGGATGACAGCATGGAAGtcgggctggggcagccccagggagcGCAGGGTGGGCTCGGCAGGCGCGCTGTTCTCCTCCCCGCTCAGCTCGATCACCGCAACACCAGGCCCGTTGCATTCAGCCTCCATGtcctgcagggagggagggagacaTGGCTTCACCATGTGGGTGCTGGTTGCCCCCTGGGTCGGGCTGGCAGGGTGGTGTcaccccccaaagaccccaggTTTGTCCTGTCCTATAGAgcaggggggtttggggaggctCTGGCTGCATTAGGGCACCTTGCTCACACCTATGCCCCACTTCTGGGCTCTTTCCGGGTCTGCTGTCACCTCAGGGTCTCTCCCTAATGACTCTTTCTGGAACTGGCCTCATTAGTCTGCTGCCCTAAGTCAGCCTTTGCTCTCACACTTAATTCTGATGATTAACTTGCCACAGACCACTAATGACTCACTGGGCTCCGCTACTTAATCATTAATGACTGTCGCCTCCCCTGCCAATCTGGGAAGCAACCCTGGTGGCGCGGATCGGTGCCAGTGCCTCTCCCTGCTCAGTGGCCACAGACTGAACCTGGAGCCCCGAGCACGAGCacgagggctggggctgggctgggcagcctGGTGATGTGGGTGTGCATCAGAGGAGTGTGctgagggaggcagggaaggccccgttttatctttttttttttttttttttttttttcctaggaagCACCTTTTTCCTCTTCGCCTTCTCCTTCTCCgctttcttctgctgtttcttcagcttcttgagcgccttcttcttcttctcgaTCAGGCGATCCACGTTGATGCCACTCTACAAAACCACACAGCCCCATGGCATGAGGGGCAGAGCtcgaggggctggggagggggctctgtCCTTTTCTCCCCCCAGATCTTGCTGGGGGGAGAACTACATccccctggcagggctgtggggatgcTGGGGTTGTGCCCAGGGAGCAGGCTGCTTCTCCTACCTTCTTCTTCAGCGCCTCGGCGTACATCTCCACATTGGCAAAATAGAGCGTGGAGGAGGAGCGGAAGATCTTCACACCAGGGATCTCCAGTGCCTGGGGACGGAGGGGGAGCATGTGCTACCCTGGGGACGGGGATGTGCCCCTCCTTGCCCTCCTTCAAAGTGTCCCCCGATCTTCATCACGACTCAAAGCCCCCGGGAGTGCTCCAAACCACCCCTGCCTCTCCCCCCACCACGCTGGCAACTTGGCACTTTTACCTTCTCATATTCAGCCACATCTTTGTAGACTTCGGTGTCAGGAATGCGTCCCAGAAGGGAGTAGTGggggctgcagagagcagagcaaCAAGCCACATTACTGTGGGCTTCCCCTGCCCTCGGGGAGCAGCACCGGGTCCCCAGCactgcctcccctccccgcgTCCCCCCGGGGTTACTCACAGCTGGGTCCGGAAGATGACGGTGAGCAGCGCAAAGGCCACCGAGGCCGCCAGGCCAATGTCCAGGTTCAGCAAGAGGGTGGCCACAAACGTCACGATCCAGATCATCTGGAGAAGGGGACATTTCAGCCGTGGCACGGTCTCCCCGTGGCACCATGGTGTGGAGGAGAGCAAAAAGCAAGAGCAAAGCCCCGGGGCCAGTTGGTGCCCTACCAGGTCCACACGGTTGGACTTCCAGAGCGTGCTGAAGTCTGAGAACTGCTTGAACATGCCCTTGAGGTTGACGATGATGATGGCAGACAAGATGGCCTAGGAGAGAAGGCTGAAGCTGTGAGGATGGTGAAGGCACCTTTGAGGGGCACCCAGGACGGAGccagggggctgggacggggcACGGAGGCCGTGGGACCGGCCGCACCTTGGGGAGGTCCCGGAAAAGCTCTCCGATCTTCAGGATGGTCACCAGGATGACCAGGGATGAGATGACGCCAGCCACCTGCGGGGACAGCCGGAGGTGAGGGCGGGGAGGGATTTTGGAGAGCAGAGGGAGGCCGTGCCGCCCGCACCCACCTGGCTGTTGCCCCCCGTGCCCTCCTGCACCAGGCTGCGCGACATGGAGCAGCTGATGGCGAAGCACTCGAAGAAGCCCCCCAGGAAGTTGCTGAGGCCCAGGGCGATCAGCTCCTGCGAGGACAGAGCGGCGGTCGGGGAAAAGCTCTGCAAGCcgtcagcccccccccccaacggGGAAGGATCCGCGCGTATCGGAGCATCACCTGGTTGCTGTCCACTTTGTAGCCATGCTTCAGGGCAAAAATCTTACCCAGCGAGATGCAGATGGCGTAACCCACTATGGCGATGGCGAAGGCGTTGCCCACCACCTGCCCAAAATACGTGGTGCTAGGGAGCGTAGGAGGCTTCAACCTAAGGCCAAGGCAGGGAGATGGAGCTCAGGAGGGGGTCCCGTGGGCAGTGCGGTGCCCCGGCACGGCCGGCCTcgctgcccggcccccccgcTCACCCGCTGGGGATGTCGCCCACCACGGAGATGCCGAACTTGGATTTCAGGTTGACGCCGTAGGAGATGCCGGTGGAGATGATGATCTGTGGGGGAGGCTGGGGTGAGGcagggtgtccctgcttggggaccGTGgtgcaggagaaggaggggatGCATGTCCTGGAACCCACCCCACCAGGGCATCCTGTCCCACTCCTGCCAACCCTATGGGGGACAGGGCCACCCATGGGTGATGGCACCAGCCCCGGGCCACCTCTGCGTCCCCACGGGGAGCTGGGACAGCTCTAGGTACCGTGATGAGCTCGATGGGGATGGGCATGGGGAGCTTGGAGGAGAACTTGTGGTTGAGCTCCTTCACGATGAAGATGGCCAACATGGCGATGATGGATGTCACCAGGGTGCCCACGTTGGTCTGCGGCAGCTTCTTGCAGATCTCAATGAAGGTCTGGAAGATGCAGGAGGGAATAGGCACAGGAGCAAAAGCAGACTCCTCGCTGgtagtttttttgggggggttttcaTGAGTCCCACAGGTGAGCATGCGCCACTCCAGCAGCACCACaagggtcccggggggggcaATGAGCCCCTCGCTCACCTTGAACAGAGAGAGCGGCCCCGAGTACTCGcccacggagaccccaaaaacgtTCTTGAGCTGGGAGATGAGGACGTGCACGGAGGCGGCGGTGGTGTAACCACGCACCAGCGGGTCCGAGAGGTAGGTAACCACGAAACCAAACTGCAGGAGCCCCAGGGCCACCTGGAAGGATAGGTGACAGGAGGAGCACCCACGGCGCATGGCCACAGGGAACCAGTGCCCCTCAGTCcctgccaggctgggctggcaccGGCCCCTTACCTGGAAGATGCCCGACAGGATGGTGATGGTGGCCACCAGATCCACCCTGGCTGCGTCCCGCGCCTTCTCATCGACTATCGTGGTGTTGCCGCCGTCGACAGACACCAAGAAGTCCTCGCTGGGCAGCAGGGATTCGGTCACGCTGCCGATCATGACGGAGATGACAGCAAAGGGGCCTGGGGACGCGCAGGGTGCAGGCAGAGAGCCTGAGGTCAGCACCGGCACCCAGGCAGCACCTCCCTGAGGCACACGGGCACCCGAATGCCTGGGCTGGGCTCGGCGTGCCCGTGGTGCTTCCCCCAAACACCTTCCCCATGGGGCAAAGTAAAAGCAGAAGGAACTCCCCCCCGGATCCCCCAATTGGCGTGGCGATGCCGTGCTGTAGGATGAAGGCTCTCCCCCCCtcatcctccctcccctccatccccgTGGGAGCACACCGCCCCTCGGCTCACCCACGGAGTTGTGCCTGGACGTCCCGAAGAAGAAGTAGAGGAAGACGGGGTAGAAGGAGGAATAGAGGCCAGTGACGGGTGGCAGCCCGGCCAGCAGCGCGTAGGCGAGCCCTGGGCACAGCAGAGCGGGGACAAACGTCACGGATGGGTGAGCCCCAACCCCCGGCTGTGGGGAAAACCCCGGGAAGGGCACAGCCCGGGGACGCCTCACTCACCCTGGGGCAGGTGCATGATGCCCACGCTGAAACCCGAGGCGATGTCCCCCAGCAGCCAGTCCTTCACCGGGTACCGGGGCAGCCAGCGCAGGATGGGCAAGAAGCGGAAGAGCAGGGACTTGGCGGTGGAGGCTGAGCATCTGccgggggaaggagcaggagctgaAAAACCAGCGTGGGGGGCACCAGCGCCACCGGGGAGCATCCAGCTCCATCCAGCCCAGCCCTACCTCGCCTTCCGGAGACAGCCGCGCACCGAGGTCTTGCTGGGAGGTTTCCTCTgtgccagctcctccagctcggCCTCGCTCAGCACCTCGTTGCGGGGCACCCCAGGCCGGTGGCTCAGCACCATCTCCGCCGCCAtggcccccggccccccacgCTGCGGGCAGACGAGGACAGGCTCAGCCGCGCCTGGGGAGCCGGGGCcaaggagcagggagggctcCAAGGTCGCGGGAAGCGGCGCTAACGGGGACGGTGCCGCTGCACGAAGGCGGCGCTGGATGGCACCGGGGTGGTGGCACCCCATCTGTCACCCTGGGGCGCAGCGGGGGGTCCCCATCCACCTGCAggcccccccggtgccacccACCCTCCTTCTCCATCCAGCCCGGAGCCCGTACGTACTGCGGCACGGCCGGGGCAGCGCTGCTGCGGAGCAGAGCCCcggccagcccccccccagcctcgtCCGCAGACTTTGCCCCTTTACACATGAGGGGAGCAGGAATTTCAACCCTTGGCAAGCCTCACGGGCTCTCCAGTGCCCCAGCCcccctgtgctgcagagcagggggTGAGCTGGGGGCATCAGCACGGCGGGACAGTGGTGTCCCCGTGCAGACCCGCAGCTCGGGGCTCGTGCTGAGGCGCCTCCATCCCAAGGATGCTCACCGGACACGGAGGGCATGGGGCTGTGCCTGCCCCGCTCCCCACATCACCCCCAGCCCTCCTACCTGCTGTGCCCACGCCGGTCGGGTGCCGCCAGCCGGGCGCACGCTCTGCTCCCTGCTATTAATACCTGCCCGTGATCTTTGAGACACCGCTCCCTCCCCagtgccctcctcctgccctgccaagGAATTGCCGGCTTCCTCGGACACCGTCACCCTCCCGTGTCCGCGGAGCTCCCTCGGGTGATCCGTCACGTcccagagcaggagctgtggcCAGGCACAGGGGTGCCTTTGGCTGCATCACCCCAAATATTTCGTGCTCGCTGCAGCCCCTCTTTACCTGCTGGGGACGGGCGCGCTGTGCCCTGTGGACTGCCCCGCTTCCCCCAGCGTGAGCGGAGCCGGCCGTTATCTTGTTCCAAAGTTCCCCGGCGGGCACCTGAGCACCGCTGAACCCTTTCACACCCCCCCTGCTCTTTGCCACCGCCTGCTATCGCCGTTATTCGGGAATATTTCTGAGCCACACCCAGCCTGGATTTACCGCCATGCAGCAGCGGGAACGTGGGCACCTGGGGGGGACACACGGGGCCACAATCCTTGGGGTCAGGGCCCGTTTGGCTGGGCGGGGAGGCAGCCCCTGGGGGTCCCAGCCCTCCCCAGTGTCAGCACAGCCACGGCCATCGCACGCAGCATCCTTGGCCCCGTTGCTGCAGCCCGGGGCAGCTCTGCCAGATGCTGTGCTGGGTGCCCTCTcccccgctgcctccccggGGTTTTATTTGCTCACCTGGCACCACACCAGAGGTCATCGCAGGGTTTCCGTTCGGTAGCTGCTGATAGCAGCGGGTATTATTCAGCGCCTGCTTATCGCTGCCTCTTGTACCCCAGCTGCTGACCCTGCCCCACCCTGGTGCTCTCTCTGCCCACAGCCTCCCACCCGAGCCCCGGCCAcccggccgcccccagccctTTTTTTTCAGCCTCAGGGACTCCTCGAGGGATGCGAGCGACGgcagcgctgcagccccccagctcgGGGGCTGCCTGGGCTCAGGGCTCATGAGGAGGGCGCAGGGGGAGGGACGGAGCTCCTGGAGAGCAAACCTTGCTCGGGGTGTTTGGGTCAATAGCGCCCTTTGCTCACCTGCTCTTTCCCCTCCATCAGTAAGAAAGGGAGGGACGGGAGACACGGGACCGCGCTCGctgcctcctttccttcctcgtGGCACGAGACCAGCGCCGTTGCCTTCAGGTTTCCTCCCGCTGGCCTCACCCAggctgctgccgggaccccACAGataaccacacacacacacggccTGTGGGATGCCAGCCAGAGCCACGGGGCACCGGAGCAGCTGACTCCATCTCCGGGTGACCTGGCCTGAAGCTCTCCACCCGCTGGCAGGGTCCCCGTCACCTCCCGTCACCTCACCCAGGGCCACCGAGGTGGCGGTGGTGGCTGCGAGCCACTGCCGAGGCCCCGGTGTGGATCCTCTGTGGTTCCAGGCGCAGGGAGAGAGACAGCGGGGAGCCCGACGGCGTTTTATAgactttttatttccaaatctGGCGCTTCCATGATACACTTTTACACAGCCAGGGAGGGAGGGCGGGCATCTCCCTGCCCACAGAGTCGGGATACGGAGAGAGAACAAcaaccaaagaaaaacaaaaacagaaaataataataataataattaaaacaaccaaaaacccccaaaaagggaacaaacccaaaccccagGAGGACGCTCCCTGGAGCCCAGGCCACAGCTCTGGgacagggctgcagccccacaggctgcccctgctccctgcccggccccgtGCTGCGGGGAAAGCCACCCGGACACCCTCAGCTCCGCTGCACGCtccttattttcctgttttttttgtgtgtttttttttttttttttggcacttgTCACTTGCTCTCCGTTTGGCACTAGCAGGCTATGGTCCCCTTGCCCGAGCTGGAGAGAAATGCGTGTAAACGAGTGGTCCCGTAGGGCGTGTAAACATGTCAGCGAGCCTCCCCGCCGCGGGAAGAGGGCTCgcagcccccccaaaacccacggAGCCGCTCGGCTCGGGGCCAGGAGCGGGCTGGAGCTCAGCCCTTCCCTCTGCTGCCCGGGCAGAGCCCCAGAGGACGGCGGCACGAG
It encodes the following:
- the SLC26A6 gene encoding solute carrier family 26 member 6 isoform X2, with protein sequence MEGKEQRGGPGAMAAEMVLSHRPGVPRNEVLSEAELEELAQRKPPSKTSVRGCLRKARCSASTAKSLLFRFLPILRWLPRYPVKDWLLGDIASGFSVGIMHLPQGLAYALLAGLPPVTGLYSSFYPVFLYFFFGTSRHNSVGPFAVISVMIGSVTESLLPSEDFLVSVDGGNTTIVDEKARDAARVDLVATITILSGIFQVALGLLQFGFVVTYLSDPLVRGYTTAASVHVLISQLKNVFGVSVGEYSGPLSLFKTFIEICKKLPQTNVGTLVTSIIAMLAIFIVKELNHKFSSKLPMPIPIELITIIISTGISYGVNLKSKFGISVVGDIPSGLKPPTLPSTTYFGQVVGNAFAIAIVGYAICISLGKIFALKHGYKVDSNQELIALGLSNFLGGFFECFAISCSMSRSLVQEGTGGNSQVAGVISSLVILVTILKIGELFRDLPKAILSAIIIVNLKGMFKQFSDFSTLWKSNRVDLMIWIVTFVATLLLNLDIGLAASVAFALLTVIFRTQLPHYSLLGRIPDTEVYKDVAEYEKALEIPGVKIFRSSSTLYFANVEMYAEALKKKSGINVDRLIEKKKKALKKLKKQQKKAEKEKAKRKKDMEAECNGPGVAVIELSGEENSAPAEPTLRSLGLPQPDFHAVILDFSSLNFVDTVSIKIVKNIFRDFHEIEVDVFVASCPASVLAQLERGNFFSSTITKQCFFPSVHDAVLHISGEQHTAPSLQAQRSTKL
- the SLC26A6 gene encoding solute carrier family 26 member 6 isoform X1 codes for the protein MAAEMVLSHRPGVPRNEVLSEAELEELAQRKPPSKTSVRGCLRKARCSASTAKSLLFRFLPILRWLPRYPVKDWLLGDIASGFSVGIMHLPQGLAYALLAGLPPVTGLYSSFYPVFLYFFFGTSRHNSVGPFAVISVMIGSVTESLLPSEDFLVSVDGGNTTIVDEKARDAARVDLVATITILSGIFQVALGLLQFGFVVTYLSDPLVRGYTTAASVHVLISQLKNVFGVSVGEYSGPLSLFKTFIEICKKLPQTNVGTLVTSIIAMLAIFIVKELNHKFSSKLPMPIPIELITIIISTGISYGVNLKSKFGISVVGDIPSGLKPPTLPSTTYFGQVVGNAFAIAIVGYAICISLGKIFALKHGYKVDSNQELIALGLSNFLGGFFECFAISCSMSRSLVQEGTGGNSQVAGVISSLVILVTILKIGELFRDLPKAILSAIIIVNLKGMFKQFSDFSTLWKSNRVDLMIWIVTFVATLLLNLDIGLAASVAFALLTVIFRTQLPHYSLLGRIPDTEVYKDVAEYEKALEIPGVKIFRSSSTLYFANVEMYAEALKKKSGINVDRLIEKKKKALKKLKKQQKKAEKEKAKRKKDMEAECNGPGVAVIELSGEENSAPAEPTLRSLGLPQPDFHAVILDFSSLNFVDTVSIKIVKNIFRDFHEIEVDVFVASCPASVLAQLERGNFFSSTITKQCFFPSVHDAVLHISGEQHTAPSLQAQRSTKL